In Cyprinus carpio isolate SPL01 chromosome A1, ASM1834038v1, whole genome shotgun sequence, the following proteins share a genomic window:
- the LOC109056618 gene encoding N-alpha-acetyltransferase 15, NatA auxiliary subunit-like yields the protein MPTVTLPPKENALFKRILRCYEHKQYRNGLKFCKQILSNPKFSEHGETLAMKGLTLNCLGKKEEAYELVRRGLRNDLKSHVCWHVYGLLQRSDKKYDEAIKCYRNALKWDKDNLQILRDLSLLQIQMRDLEGYRETRYQLLQLRPAQRASWIGYAIAYHLLEDYEMAAKIIEEFRKTQQTSPDKVDYEYSELLLYQNQVLREAGLFREALEHLTTYEKQICDKLAVEETKGELLLSLERFEEAADVYRRLQERNPENWSYYHGLEKALKPASTEEKLKIYEEAWEKYPKGLVPRRLPLSFLSGDKFRECLDRYLRMNFSKGCPPVFTTLRSLYQDKEKVSIIEELVVGFETSLRSCRMFSPDDDGKEEPPTTLLWVQYFLAQHYDQIFQHTMALEYINAAIESTPTLIELFLIKAKIYKHAGNIREAARWMDEAQALDTADRFINSKCAKYLLKASLIKEAEEMCAKFTREGASAVENLNEMQCMWFQTECALAYNSMKKYGEALKKCHEIERHFVEITDDQFDFHTYCMRKMTLRSYVDLLKLEDVLRMHPFYFRASQTAIQIYLNLHDNPLADDSKELQADTENLTDKELKKLRNKQRRAQKKAQLEEEKKNAEKEKQLKNQKKKKEDDDEEIGGPKEELIPEKLARVENPLDEAVKFLTPLKNLVKNKIDTHLLAFEIYFRKEKYLLMLQSVKRAYAIDPDHPWLHQCLVRFFKGVSESKDLAESVSMVLKQEISRLFGESNAKSFNQAFLTKHFNSIPHRAAAAKMMFYLDPSTQKKAVELAVALDESLNNRNIQICTEVLEGLRDGSLGEAKETAEFYRAECHKIYPYTLAFMPPGYEENMKIAVNGDVSTETEELANDM from the exons ATGCCGACAGTCACTCTGCCTCCCAAAGAAAACGCTCTGTTCAAGAGGATCCTG AGATGTTATGAACACAAGCAGTACAGAAATGGACTGAAATTCTGCAAACAGATTCTCTCCAATCCCAAGTTCTCAGAACATGGAG AGACGCTGGCGATGAAAGGCCTGACGCTGAACTGCCTGGGCAAGAAAGAAGAAGCCTATGAACTTGTCCGCAGAGGTCTCCGAAATGACCTGAAGAGCCACGTCT GCTGGCACGTGTACGGTTTGCTCCAGAGGTCTGACAAGAAGTACGACGAGGCTATTAAGTGCTACAGAAACGCTCTGAAATGGGACAAAGACAACTTGCAGATCCTTCGAGATCTCTCCCTCCTGCAGATCCAAATGAGAGACCTGGAGGGTTACAGG GAGACCCGGTATCAGCTGCTGCAGTTGCGGCCAGCACAGCGAGCGTCATGGATTGGCTACGCCATTGCGTATCACCTCTTGGAGGACTATGAGATGGCTGCCAAAATCATTGAGGAGTTTAGAAAAACACAACAG ACGTCCCCTGACAAGGTGGATTACGAGTACAGTGAGCTGCTGCTGTATCAGAATCAGGTCCTGAGGGAGGCGGGACTCTTCAGAGAAGCTCTGGAGCATCTCACCACCTACGAGAAACAGATCTGTGATAAACTGGCCGTGGAGGAAACCAAAG GAGAGCTGCTGTTGAGTCTGGAGCGGTTTGAGGAGGCGGCAGATGTGTACAGGCGACTACAGGAGAGAAATCCTGAAAATTGGTCTTATTACCATGGCCTGGAAAAAGCCCTCAAGCCtg caagtacAGAAGAGAAGCTGAAAATCTATGAGGAGGCCTGGGAGAAATACCCTAAAGGTCTCGTACCTCGCAGATTACCACTCAGCTTCCTGTCTG GAGATAAGTTTCGGGAGTGTCTAGATAGATATTTAAGAATGAACTTCAGTAAGGGCTGTCCTCCCGTCTTCACCACACTCAGATCTCTCTATCAGGACAAAGAGAAG GTGTCAATAATTGAAGAATTAGTTGTTGGTTTTGAAACGTCCTTACGGAGCTGTCGAATGTTCAGCCCAGATg ATGATGGCAAGGAAGAGCCGCCCACTACATTACTCTGGGTGCAGTATTTCCTGGCTCAGCACTATGATCAGATCTTCCAGCACACCATGGCTCTCGAATACATCAATGCTGCCATTGAGAGCACACCTACTCTGATAGAGCTCTTCCTCATTAAAGCCAAGATATACAAG CATGCTGGGAACATCCGGGAGGCAGCTCGTTGGATGGACGAGGCTCAGGCCCTGGACACAGCAGACCGTTTTATTAACTCTAAATGCGCCAAGTACCTGCTTAAAGCAAGTCTGATCAAGGAGGCTGAGGAAATGTGCGCAAAGTTCACAAGG GAGGGAGCGTCTGCGGTAGAGAATCTGAATGAGATGCAGTGCATGTGGTTCCAGACTGAATGTGCTCTGGCCTATAATTCCATGAAGAAATACGGAGAAGCGCTCAAAAAATGCCATGAGATTGAAAGG CACTTTGTAGAGATAACAGATGACCAGTTTGACTTCCATACGTACTGTATGCGGAAGATGACGCTGCGTTCCTATGTGGACCTGCTTAAACTGGAGGACGTGTTACGTATGCACCCATTCTACTTCAGAGCCTCACAAACCGCAATCCAAATCTACCTCAACCTGCATGACAACCCGCTAGCGGATGACAGCAAGGAACTACAGGCTGATACCG AGAACCTGACTGACAAAGAACTGAAGAAGTTAAGGAACAAGCAACGGAGAGCACAGAAGAAAGCACAGctggaggaagaaaaaaagaatgcggagaaagagaaacagttaaagaaccagaaaaagaaaaaagaggatgATGACGAAGAGATCGGCGGACCCAAAGAAGAACTTATACCAGAGAAACTGGCcagg GTGGAGAACCCATTAGATGAAGCTGTAAAGTTTCTGACACCGTTGAAAAACCTGGTGAAGAATAAGATAGACACACACCTTCTGGCCTTTGAGATCTACTTTAGGAAAG AAAAGTACCTGTTAATGCTGCAGTCAGTGAAGAGGGCCTATGCAATAGACCCGGACCACCCTTGGCTCCACCAGTGTCTAGTGCGCTTCTTTAAAGGAG TGTCCGAAAGTAAAGATCTAGCAGAATCGGTCAGCATGGTTCTCAAGCAGGAAATCTCCAGGCTGTTTGGGGAAAGTAATGCTAAGAGCTTTAACCAGGCCTTCCTCACCAAGCACTTCAATTCCATCCCTCATCGAGCAGCAG CTGCCAAAATGATGTTCTACTTAGACCCTTCAACACAGAAGAAAGCAGTGGAACTGGCTGTAGCACTTGATGAATCACTGAACAACAGAAATATTCAG ATCTGTACAGAGGTTTTGGAAGGCCTGCGTGATGGCAGCCTTGGAGAGGCTAAGGAAACTGCAGAGTTCTACCGAGCAGAGTGTCATAAGATCTACCCCTATACACTGGCCTTCATGCCCCCAGGCTACGAGGAAAACATGAAGATTGCGGTCAATGGAGACGTCTCCACAGAAACTGAGGAGCTGGCCAATGATATGTGA
- the LOC109056611 gene encoding ras-related protein Rab-33B-like: protein MDSSIESSGSSTGNPVRCRRTCKIIVIGDAGVGKTCLTHRFCTGQFPSRTEATIGVDFREKLIEFEGEKIKIQLWDTAGQERFRKSMVQHYYRNVHGIVFVFDVTNPSSFCNLPLWMDECRQHSLGLDIPRALVCNKADLVTSTTASVLIAQARHLAEVHGMSFYLTSAKGLKGDQVDSIFVTLAQRLKSQRRESVNECVLQCRSESFNIPARVVTAQESKKKWACIC from the exons ATGGATTCGTCCATAGAGAGCTCCGGTTCATCGACCGGTAACCCGGTGCGCTGCCGTCGTACCTGTAAGATCATTGTGATTGGAGATGCCGGTGTCGGTAAGACCTGTCTGACTCACCGCTTCTGTACCGGGCAGTTTCCCAGCAGAACGGAGGCTACAATCGGGGTGGATTTTCGTGAGAAACTTATTGAGTTCGAAGGCGAGAAAATCAAa ATACAGCTCTGGGACACGGCAGGTCAGGAGCGTTTTCGTAAAAGCATGGTCCAGCACTACTATCGCAATGTGCACGGAATTGTCTTTGTCTTTGATGTCACTAACCCCTCTAGTTTCTGCAATCTTCCCTTGTGGATGGACGAGTGCCGTCAGCACTCTCTTGGTCTGGATATACCCCGTGCCCTTGTTTGCAACAAGGCCGATCTGGTCACTTCGACCACTGCTTCTGTGTTAATCGCTCAGGCTCGTCATTTGGCTGAAGTCCACGGAATGTCTTTTTATCTTACATCAGCCAAAGGTCTCAAAGGGGACCAGGTGGACAGCATCTTTGTGACATTGGCACAGAGGTTGAAGAGCCAGAGAAGGGAGAGTGTGAACGAATGTGTATTACAATGCAGATCTGAGAGCTTCAATATCCCAGCAAGAGTCGTAACAGCACAAGAGAGCAAGAAGAAATGGGCCTGCATCTGCTAA
- the LOC109085135 gene encoding serine protease HTRA3-like isoform X1 — translation MQAILFAAAVLFAHDLAVAEPKTKCPSKCDVSKCPSPSCPSGYVPDNCNCCLVCSLGEGAPCGRKDDAPCGDGLECKFPAGKRLSKGVCQCKTTHRVCGSDGKTYGNVCKMRAAARKAQQRGLPVITLTQKGPCAPSSSGPAHLNSPRYKFNFIADVVEKIAPAVVHVELFLNHPLFSRHVPLSSGSGFIMTQSGLIVTNAHVVASSEPVTGRQNLRVQLHDGQTYEASIRDIDKKSDIATIKINPKKKLPVLSLGQSADLRPGEFVVAIGSPFALQNTVTTGIVSTTQRDGKELGIHDSDMDYIQTDAIINYGNSGGPLVNLDGEVIGINTLKVTAGISFAIPSDRISKFLDESNDKEQKVKQRVVRTNFTQSQAMKTASDLKVPKKRFIGIKMVTLTENLVQGLKWYNSDFPDIGSGILVHEVVPDSPAQKGGLETGDVIVKLNGLPLVNTGELQEAIQEDMPLLLEVRRGNDDLLFNIEPNILMQ, via the exons ATGCAGGCAATCCTGTTTGCAGCAGCAGTGCTCTTTGCGCACGACCTCGCCGTGGCCGAGCCGAAGACGAAATGTCCATCCAAGTGTGATGTGAGTAAATGTCCGAGTCCGAGCTGCCCGAGCGGGTACGTGCCCGACAACTGCAACTGCTGTCTAGTGTGCAGCCTGGGCGAGGGCGCGCCGTGCGGTCGGAAGGACGATGCTCCGTGTGGCGACGGGCTAGAATGTAAATTTCCAGCCGGTAAGCGACTTTCCAAAGGTGTTTGCCAGTGTAAGACAACGCACAGAGTCTGTGGCAGCGACGGAAAGACCTATGGGAATGTGTGCAAGATGAGGGCAGCCGCGCGTAAAGCGCAACAGCGAGGGCTCCCTGTAATAACCCTAACGCAGAAGGGTCCATGTGCACCATCAAGCTCAG GTCCTGCACATCTGAACAGCCCAAGATACAAGTTTAACTTCATTGCTGATGTGGTGGAGAAGATTGCACCGGCTGTGGTACATGTCGAACTCTTCCTCAA CCATCCACTGTTTAGCCGTCATGTACCTTTGTCAAGCGGTTCTGGATTCATAATGACACAGTCCGGTCTGATTGTGACCAATGCTCATGTGGTTGCAAGCAGTGAACCAGTAACTGGCCGTCAAAATCTACGAGTGCAGCTACACGATGGCCAGACATATGAGGCCTCCATCAGAGACATTGACAAGAAATCTGACATCGCCACTATCAAAATTAACCCAAAG AAAAAATTGCCAGTGTTATCGCTGGGTCAGTCTGCTGACCTGAGGCCTGGTGAGTTTGTGGTTGCCATTGGCAGTCCATTTGCGCTTCAGAACACAGTCACAACAGGCATCGTCAGCACAACACAGAGAGATGGAAAAGAGCTCGGCATCCATGACTCTGACATGGATTACATCCAGACTGATGCTATCATCAAT TATGGAAACTCAGGAGGTCCACTTGTTAATCTG GATGGTGAGGTGATCGGAATAAACACACTAAAAGTCACTGCAGGGATCTCTTTTGCAATTCCATCAGACCGAATCAGTAAATTCCTTGATGAATCTAATGATAAAGAGCAGAAAG TCAAACAAAGGGTAGTCAGGACAAACTTCACACAGTCTCAAGCTATGAAGACTGCCTCAG ATCTAAAAGTCCCCAAGAAAAGGTTTATTGGAATCAAAATGGTCACTTTAACAGAGAA CCTAGTCCAGGGGTTAAAATGGTATAATTCAGACTTTCCAGATATCGGCAGTGGAATTCTTGTCCACGAAGTTGTCCCAGACTCCCCAGCTCAGAA AGGTGGGCTCGAAACAGGTGATGTCATAGTCAAGCTAAACGGCCTTCCTTTGGTCAACACTGGAGAATTACAGGAGGCGATTCAGGAAGACATGCCCCTCCTTCTGGAAGTTCGGCGTGGTAATGATGATCTACTATTTAACATTGAGCCTAATATCCTCATGCAGTGA
- the LOC109085135 gene encoding serine protease HTRA3-like isoform X2 produces the protein MQAILFAAAVLFAHDLAVAEPKTKCPSKCDVSKCPSPSCPSGYVPDNCNCCLVCSLGEGAPCGRKDDAPCGDGLECKFPAGKRLSKGVCQCKTTHRVCGSDGKTYGNVCKMRAAARKAQQRGLPVITLTQKGPCAPSSSGPAHLNSPRYKFNFIADVVEKIAPAVVHVELFLNHPLFSRHVPLSSGSGFIMTQSGLIVTNAHVVASSEPVTGRQNLRVQLHDGQTYEASIRDIDKKSDIATIKINPKKKLPVLSLGQSADLRPGEFVVAIGSPFALQNTVTTGIVSTTQRDGKELGIHDSDMDYIQTDAIINYGNSGGPLVNLDGEVIGINTLKVTAGISFAIPSDRISKFLDESNDKEQKDLKVPKKRFIGIKMVTLTENLVQGLKWYNSDFPDIGSGILVHEVVPDSPAQKGGLETGDVIVKLNGLPLVNTGELQEAIQEDMPLLLEVRRGNDDLLFNIEPNILMQ, from the exons ATGCAGGCAATCCTGTTTGCAGCAGCAGTGCTCTTTGCGCACGACCTCGCCGTGGCCGAGCCGAAGACGAAATGTCCATCCAAGTGTGATGTGAGTAAATGTCCGAGTCCGAGCTGCCCGAGCGGGTACGTGCCCGACAACTGCAACTGCTGTCTAGTGTGCAGCCTGGGCGAGGGCGCGCCGTGCGGTCGGAAGGACGATGCTCCGTGTGGCGACGGGCTAGAATGTAAATTTCCAGCCGGTAAGCGACTTTCCAAAGGTGTTTGCCAGTGTAAGACAACGCACAGAGTCTGTGGCAGCGACGGAAAGACCTATGGGAATGTGTGCAAGATGAGGGCAGCCGCGCGTAAAGCGCAACAGCGAGGGCTCCCTGTAATAACCCTAACGCAGAAGGGTCCATGTGCACCATCAAGCTCAG GTCCTGCACATCTGAACAGCCCAAGATACAAGTTTAACTTCATTGCTGATGTGGTGGAGAAGATTGCACCGGCTGTGGTACATGTCGAACTCTTCCTCAA CCATCCACTGTTTAGCCGTCATGTACCTTTGTCAAGCGGTTCTGGATTCATAATGACACAGTCCGGTCTGATTGTGACCAATGCTCATGTGGTTGCAAGCAGTGAACCAGTAACTGGCCGTCAAAATCTACGAGTGCAGCTACACGATGGCCAGACATATGAGGCCTCCATCAGAGACATTGACAAGAAATCTGACATCGCCACTATCAAAATTAACCCAAAG AAAAAATTGCCAGTGTTATCGCTGGGTCAGTCTGCTGACCTGAGGCCTGGTGAGTTTGTGGTTGCCATTGGCAGTCCATTTGCGCTTCAGAACACAGTCACAACAGGCATCGTCAGCACAACACAGAGAGATGGAAAAGAGCTCGGCATCCATGACTCTGACATGGATTACATCCAGACTGATGCTATCATCAAT TATGGAAACTCAGGAGGTCCACTTGTTAATCTG GATGGTGAGGTGATCGGAATAAACACACTAAAAGTCACTGCAGGGATCTCTTTTGCAATTCCATCAGACCGAATCAGTAAATTCCTTGATGAATCTAATGATAAAGAGCAGAAAG ATCTAAAAGTCCCCAAGAAAAGGTTTATTGGAATCAAAATGGTCACTTTAACAGAGAA CCTAGTCCAGGGGTTAAAATGGTATAATTCAGACTTTCCAGATATCGGCAGTGGAATTCTTGTCCACGAAGTTGTCCCAGACTCCCCAGCTCAGAA AGGTGGGCTCGAAACAGGTGATGTCATAGTCAAGCTAAACGGCCTTCCTTTGGTCAACACTGGAGAATTACAGGAGGCGATTCAGGAAGACATGCCCCTCCTTCTGGAAGTTCGGCGTGGTAATGATGATCTACTATTTAACATTGAGCCTAATATCCTCATGCAGTGA